Part of the Paenibacillus terrae HPL-003 genome is shown below.
ATCGGAACGTCCAGTCCGAAGGTATCCTTGATACTGTGGCGAACCTGAGACAAATTAATGGAATCCAGCCCAAGCTCCAGAAAATGTGTTTGTGGCTCCAGCTCCTCCAGACTGAGCTGGGACACGTTACCGATCATTTTCGCTAACTTTTGAAGGATAGATGATTTGTGCTGATCGGTAACCAATGCTGACGTCGAATACTCGTTCCCCATAATTTCAGACTCCTTTACTGTTGAGTTTTCATGAATGGGTGCCTTCTGTTCCGTTCGAACCTGTTCGGGCACATTAATCCAGCATCTTTTCCGTTCGAATGGATACGTAGGCAAAGAAACCTTTTTGTAGTGCTTGCCTGCATATAGGGCATCCCAATCTATTTGAGCTCCCTGCACGTACTTGGCAGCCAGTAGTTCCAGTGATTGCAACGTGTCCAAACTTCCAGTGACCGTCTCTGCGCCACCTGTGCTATCCGCTTTCCCGATGTATACGCCTTCGACGGCTCTGCCTTGTTCGTGCAACTGAAGCACCTTCGCTTTTAGCGCATCCGCTCCTGCGGCAGTCACTGCAATCCGGTGATTCAGGTGGCTTCTGCCCGTGTTAGCCGTATAGCATACATCCTGCATCACGAGCCCTTCCGCGCGTCCGAACCGTTCTGCGTACCGCCCGACCAGCTCGCGCAAAGCGGATTCACTCCGCGCTGACAGGGTCAGCAGCAGCGGTGATGATCCATTGTTGCTGCCCATGGAGGATTTATCTGATTCCGTCTTTGCTATATATTCCTCCAGCACCACATGGCAGTTTGTCCCACTGAATCCAAAGGAACTCAGCCCGCTTCTTCTCGGGAAGCCGCCCGTCTTCCATTCTCTCAGCTTCGTATTGGCATATACCGGGGATTCCTCAAAATGGATCTTCTGGTTTGGCGTGCGAAAATGAACGAGCGGCGCAATCTGTTGATGCTTCATAGATAGTACGGATTTGATCAAGCCCGCAATTCCGGCGGCTTCGTATAAATGGCCGATATTCGTTTTGACTGTGCTGATCGCCACAAACTGCTTGCGCTGTGTATGTTTGCGGAAAGCCTTGGTAATGCCGTCAATCTCGACCGGATCACCCAGCTTGGTCCCGGTGCCATGCGCTTCGATATAGCTCACCGTTTCTGGATCAATCTGTGCATCGCGCCACGCCTGCGAAATTACTTCCGCCTGAGCGAGCGCATTCGGTGCGGAAATGCCAATCGTGCTGCCATCCTGATTGATGGCACTTCCCTTAATCACGGCTAAAATATTATCGCCATCTTGTTCTGCTTTGCGCAGCGGCTTCAGGAAAACGGCTCCAACTCCTTCGCCCCAGCCCGTTCCGTCCGACTGGTCATCGAAGGCTCGTGCCCGATCATCGGAAGACTCCATGCCTATACCCGCTTTCAGCGGCAGCAAAATCGTCTTCACTCCACCTGCCAGTGCCATATCGCAGTCTCCATTGAGGATGGACTTGCAAGCCAGATGTACCGCTACGAGTGAGGAAGAGCATGCTGTATCAATTGTCAGCGCCGGGCCTTTTAAATCGAGCAAATATGCAATCCGGCTGGAAATAATGGACGATAAATTACCAATGGCAAAGTTCGGTAGCGCACCTGGCTCCACCTCGGACAGCAAGCGCTCATATTCGAAGCTGGTTTTGGAGAAGCCAACATACACGCCGACCTTTTGGCCTGCCAGTTGCTTACCGCCATACCCCGCATCCTCAATCGTGCTCCAGGCGGTTTGTAGAAATAACCGTTGATTCGGGTCCATTAGCGAGGCTTCCCGTGGAGTCAGTTTAAAGAAGGAGTAATCGAACTTGTCTACTTCGTCCAGATAGCCGCCTTCTGCAATTTGCATATTCCGTCCTTCCGTATTCAGACGGGAAATGAAAGCTTCGGCATCTTTTCTTCTTTCATCGCTGTATGGACCGATATTGTCTGCCCCTGATGACACATTCGCCCAAAACTGCTCTAGTGTATCCGCTTGAGGAAACTTGCCGGACATGCCGATGATGGCGATATCCCGGTCATTCGCTTCCTCCTTGGCCTCGGGCTGTGTTGTTGCAGTCGCGTCGCCGCTTAGGCTTTGACTGGAGATATACGCAGCCAGCTTGGCGATGGTCGGATAGGAAAAGAAATCCGTCACCTCAATATGAATCCCTAACTGATCCTCCAACTGGTCCACAATTTGAACGAGCTGCAAGGAAGTCACTCCAATATCAAAGTAGCTGTCATCCGTTCCAATCGACTTTACATTTAGAATATCCTGGCAGATTCCAATCAGCTTTTGTTCTATTTCTCCTTGAGGCAAGACTGCACGCTCAGCTACTTGAGCGATTCGAGTAGCCTCGGCCAGTGATGTCAATATTTCATCAAATTCACCCTGCTCATAACTCTGGGCTAATTTGAAGCGCTGAACCTTTCCACTGGTTGTTTTAGGGATACGCCGAATCGGAACTACATCCTGAATATGCCAACCTCCCCGGTAGTTCAGATGGCTTTTCAGCTTTTGAACTAACGGCACAAAATGCTCTATCTTTTTCGTGTGCATCACAAAGGCAACAATGCGATCCTGCCTGGTTTGCGCATCATGGACACCGCACACCGCTACTTTCCCGAGATCCACGCCATCCAGTTCCTCGGCAATCCTCTCAATGTCATGCGGGTAGACGTTCTGTCCGTTCACGAAAATGATATCCTTGGCTCTACCGGTAATCGTCAGGCGGCCGTTCCGCGTAAACCCTAAATCTCCGGTGATAAGCCAGCCATCCTCAGTTTTGACCTTCGCGGTAGCCTCTGGATTGTTATAGTATCCGGATGTCACATTTTTGCCGCGGATCTGTGTGTGTCCAATCACCCCATCTTCGAGCACCTGATTTTGTTCATCGCAAATGCGGACAGAGGTACTGGCCAACGGATACCCCAAATCCACAAAAGTAAGACACCGCTTGTCGGACTTGTCCACTTCTTCTATGGGTTCACCTACGTGTAACTGCTGCCGATTCAAATGAATAGGGATAAAGGTATCTTTGTCCAGATATGGAGAGGAAACACCCACGCTCGCCTCTGCCAATCCGTAGACAGGGAACATCGCATTTTTATTCAAACCGTGAACACTCATTGCATCCATAAACACATGACAAAGCTCCACAGATACGGGCTCAGCTCCATTTAAAATCATACGTATGCTCGACAAATTCCAGTTAGCTGCTGTTTCAGGTTTGTACTGATCGAGAAAAAATTTATATCCGAAATTGGGAGAGCACATTTGAGTCACCTTATGCTCCGATGCTTTTTTTAGCCATAAAGACGGGCGTCGGATAAAAAGCGCCGTCGGCATAATCAGCTGCTTGGCATTAGCGATCACACAGGTTAAATGAAAGGCAATCAATCCCAAATCATGCGTAAGCGGCATCCAGCCCAGATAAGTATCCTTGGAGCTCATGCCTGTTTGATTTGCGATATCCCGAATATTGTAAACCAGATTTTCATGTGTCAGCATGACCCCTTTGGGATCACCTGTAGAGCCTGAGGAAAATTGGATAAAAGCCAAATCCTCCGGTTTGGATACATGAACTACACCTTTATTCTGACTGGAATAGTCGAATGCATGGCTTGAAAAAGTTGCTTTTTTAACAGGCTCAAAGGAATTCAGCAGTTCGTGCTGATGGGAGTATTTTTCCAGCTGCTCCAATACCTTGTCATCCGCAACCATATAAGGGTTGGAGAGTGTATTCCAGATTTTAAACAGCTTCATTTTATGCTCATCATTATTCCCTATGCTTACAGGAACAGGAATGATTCCACCGAGCAGGCAGCCCCAAAATACATTCACAAAGGTATGATTGTCGTCAATCTGCATGATCAGCTCATCGCCAGGTTGTATCCCTTTTTCCTGTAATTCATGAAGTACCTGTGATGCTTGCTCCAAAAGTTTACTGTAGGACATATATTCCTCTTGCTTATCACCGGAAATAAAGGTGATTCCGTTCTCATCCCGGCTTGCGCGATCTTGAATGACTTCAATTAAAGTTTGAAACTGCTCCATCCTGATCCCTCCTCAATTGCTCTAGCATTACTTTCTGCTCTCCTTCGGAGACCTGTTTGGTTTGCAACAGCAGACGAATACACCTCAGTATTTCCTGTCTTTGCTCAGAAGCAGGAGGTGGACTGCTGCCTGATTCTGAGTTTCGCAGTAATTCTTCCAGTCTCCGAACAGGTAAAATAACACCCTTTCGATACTCATCTTCATTCCAATTAGCATTGGGGGTAGACACCGCCAGTGACAGGGAACGGGCAACCCAATCACGGATTGAGAAACGGCGTTCCAGTTCAATGCGGTCCAAGTCTCTGTCCAAGGACAGCACTTCGATGGTAGTGTTTATTTCCTTCGCCAAATTTTTCAGCACCGTTCGCGGACCTAACTCGATGCTCTGCTTCACGCCATGATTTTCCATATATTGCATGGTTTGTATCCATCGAACCGGGTGAGTCATTTGTAAAATCAACCCTTGGCGGATGCTGTCGATATCAGGGTATGGCTGAGCGGTCACATTGGAGATCACGGGCCACTGTGCTTCGTGGAAAGTGTATTTTTGCAGCTCGATAGTCAGCCTGTCCGCAGCATGCTGCATTAGCGGACTATGAAAAGGACCGCTGACCTGCAAGCGAGTAATTTGGGCCCCCCGCTGTTCTAACTCGCCAGCTACCACAGATACCGACGTATGATGACCAGAGACGACGTACTGATTAGGCGAATTGTAACAGGCAATGACAGCAGGCTGATCGACTGTGGAGTGCAGACGACAGAATTCTTCCACGGCGTTCAACTCAGATCCGCGAACGGCTATCATACTGCCCAGACCGGCCTCTGCGGCTGCTTCCATGAAGCGTCCCCGCTCTTGTACCAGTCGTAAAGCGTCGCCAAAGGATAGAACACCGCTACTTACCAGAGCTGAATATTCACCCAGGCTATGACCTGCTGAAAATTCCGGAATTATCCCGATTTCATGCATATAACGCCGGAATGCAATGACGCTGATCGTAAGAAGTGCAGGTTGAGTATGGAATGTCCTGGATAGTTGGGTGATTGGGCCTGCCATGCATAAAGCTCTCAGATCATATCCCAAAATATCAGCAGCCTCTTCAAATAAGCGATCTGCTTCTGTAAAATCGCTATGCCATGTCGCTCCCATCCCTACATACTGAGATCCTTGTCCCGGAAAAACCAAAGCCATGCGATTCATACCAAACCCCTTTCCTCTCCACAAAGATGTGGAAAAACAAAAATGTTTTTACGATTCAGGTGTTAATGTACATATGTATGGAGATATCGAGATGTGGAGATCTGGAAATAGATGCAGCAAAAACCAACAAAACGGATTGCCAAAAAACAGTAATCGACTTGTAAAAGTGAATTGGTTATGAAGTTTCCATTCGTGGTGTGACTGAGATCAAAAGTCAGGTGTGTGAGTAGA
Proteins encoded:
- the fabD gene encoding ACP S-malonyltransferase, with protein sequence MNRMALVFPGQGSQYVGMGATWHSDFTEADRLFEEAADILGYDLRALCMAGPITQLSRTFHTQPALLTISVIAFRRYMHEIGIIPEFSAGHSLGEYSALVSSGVLSFGDALRLVQERGRFMEAAAEAGLGSMIAVRGSELNAVEEFCRLHSTVDQPAVIACYNSPNQYVVSGHHTSVSVVAGELEQRGAQITRLQVSGPFHSPLMQHAADRLTIELQKYTFHEAQWPVISNVTAQPYPDIDSIRQGLILQMTHPVRWIQTMQYMENHGVKQSIELGPRTVLKNLAKEINTTIEVLSLDRDLDRIELERRFSIRDWVARSLSLAVSTPNANWNEDEYRKGVILPVRRLEELLRNSESGSSPPPASEQRQEILRCIRLLLQTKQVSEGEQKVMLEQLRRDQDGAVSNFN